The window AATATTCCAATTCTTCTGAAACATTGATCCACCTATTATTTTCCTTCCGAATCGTTTTCCTCAAAAAATCCGATAGTTGCAACACCATCTCTCTTGCTTCCTCTGGCTTTCTTTTGACTAAAGAGCTTATAGAATTCAAGCTATTAAATAAAAAATGAGGTTGTAATTGTTGCCTTAATTGATATAGTTCAGCTTCTCTAGCCAAACGTTCCATCTGATCTGCTCGCTCAAGAGCTTTGATCTGACTTTCCAACTTCGAATGAAATAAAAGCAAAAGTGCATAACTAAGAATGATTAGAAAAATGACAAATACACGTAATAAATAGATCTCTTTAAAAAAGTATAAGTAATTATTATTCTCACTTAAAAATAACACTAAAGTGAATTTTCCCAAAAAGAATACAAGACTAGAAAGTATCAAGGGAAAAGCTAGAAATATCAGAAAGTGTTTCTCCTGAGGTGTAAAGAATCGAAATATATTTTCCAATAAGAAAAAACCTATTAAGATAAAAAAAGTATGACTCCCAACATCAAGCAAAGCATTTAGATAACCTGCATGATAATGATGAACCAAATAAGCCACTCCAATCACCCAAATGAGGATGATCAGAATGGCTTTATACCAGGTTTTATCTTTGAAACTGAGAGCTGAGCTTATCACAATTACAAGTTGGATTAGAAAGATTTAATCTCCAAACCTCCAAGAATTACTGAACCATAAATTTTCAATACTTTCTTTGGGTCTGGAGTCACATGAGAATAAAGACGCTTATCTTCCACACCTGCTAGCACATTAGATACATTGACCTGAACGCTCCAATGAGGAGGCACAATCAGCTTCACACCCCCTAATGCTACTTCTATATTGAGCATTGCGGTTTCAGTCATATCCGCTTGAGAAAGATCAATCTCAGACCCTCCAAGAATAGCAGAAATCTTCCCTCCTTTGAAGTTTTTCGATAAAACTCTACGCTGATCACCAGATAAAAATGCTTGCGATGTAAGAATTTCAGGCTGATCAAACCCAGTATTTGTATTGCTTTCGGAACTTGTCGCATTCTCATCTCCAACAACTTCTGCTTCTTGAGCTGAGTAGCCAAAAGGTTCATTTTTAAAAGATTGATTATAATCAGGGATTTTAACTGATTTTTGATTGAGGATAAAATAAAGACCAACTGCGATCAACCCCCCAGCAAGAAAATACCCTTCAAATCCATCTGGTAAATCAACATGTTTTTTCAACATGAAATAAGAACCAAACAACAAGAAAAAATATCCTGAGCCACTTTTAAATTGTTGACTTACTAAGATTACCAATCCGATTGCGATAAAGATCATCGGCCAGCTCAAAAGCCACAAAGGTAAGAAAAACCCTAATTTCTTCAATAATATGATACCTCCTACCACAACCAAGATAATCCCTAGTGTGTAATTATTACTTTGAGTAGAAAATTTCTGATTTGCCATGATGTATGTGTTTTGATTGTTAATGATGCTCAAAACTAAGAGAGAAAACAAAAATCAAGGAGTCAAATTAGGTGAGAGCAAGTAAATATTCGGTGAACGTGAGAAATTTATCGGCGAATTTTCTTGTGCTATTTTTTTACTTGAACAAGTAAGCTGCATAAGCCATATCTTCTGGAGTAGTAATTTTAATGTTTTCTAAATTCCCTGCAATAAGAGATACTTGCCATCCTTGGTGTTCATAAACTGTTGCATCATCAGTAAAAGTATGCAGCTCCGTCACATCAAAGGCCTTTTTGATTTTTCGTATTTGAAAAGTCTGTGGAGTTTG is drawn from Belliella baltica DSM 15883 and contains these coding sequences:
- a CDS encoding sensor histidine kinase; the encoded protein is MISSALSFKDKTWYKAILIILIWVIGVAYLVHHYHAGYLNALLDVGSHTFFILIGFFLLENIFRFFTPQEKHFLIFLAFPLILSSLVFFLGKFTLVLFLSENNNYLYFFKEIYLLRVFVIFLIILSYALLLLFHSKLESQIKALERADQMERLAREAELYQLRQQLQPHFLFNSLNSISSLVKRKPEEAREMVLQLSDFLRKTIRKENNRWINVSEELEYLQLFVGIEKLRFGHRLSVNFKIDLECEKFILPQLLVQPLLENAVKHGLYGVLGDVLISVVFEKEDQYLKINISNPFDPEAGQASGEGFGLKAVKRRLFLLFGRHDLLQVKEAKNLFVVELKIPQNYDQYSSH
- a CDS encoding LiaF transmembrane domain-containing protein, producing the protein MANQKFSTQSNNYTLGIILVVVGGIILLKKLGFFLPLWLLSWPMIFIAIGLVILVSQQFKSGSGYFFLLFGSYFMLKKHVDLPDGFEGYFLAGGLIAVGLYFILNQKSVKIPDYNQSFKNEPFGYSAQEAEVVGDENATSSESNTNTGFDQPEILTSQAFLSGDQRRVLSKNFKGGKISAILGGSEIDLSQADMTETAMLNIEVALGGVKLIVPPHWSVQVNVSNVLAGVEDKRLYSHVTPDPKKVLKIYGSVILGGLEIKSF